Proteins found in one Exiguobacterium sp. 9-2 genomic segment:
- a CDS encoding DUF1146 family protein, producing the protein MLVYIVAILLAWWSLLPVKWEKILQHPKGPHAVALRTILAIALGSIVARFLLDYAGFAQRLQFLIG; encoded by the coding sequence ATGCTGGTCTACATCGTAGCGATTCTACTCGCTTGGTGGTCCTTATTACCAGTCAAATGGGAGAAAATCCTGCAACATCCTAAAGGACCGCATGCGGTAGCCTTGCGAACGATTCTAGCCATTGCACTCGGATCGATCGTCGCTCGCTTTTTATTGGATTATGCCGGTTTTGCACAGCGTCTTCAGTTTTTAATTGGGTGA
- a CDS encoding F0F1 ATP synthase subunit epsilon, with product MNTLHVNIVTPDGEVYDGDIRMVVAKTISGEIGVLPHHVPLVTPLDISILKLRHEDGGRTLIAISGGFMEVRQDTVTVLAETAEQADKVDYDRAAAAKVRAERRLQDTKLSELEFKRAELSLKRAVNRLSLKDYGRD from the coding sequence ATGAACACACTTCATGTCAATATCGTCACCCCGGATGGCGAAGTGTATGATGGCGATATCCGTATGGTCGTTGCGAAGACGATTTCTGGTGAGATCGGGGTTCTCCCGCACCACGTCCCACTCGTGACACCACTCGATATCAGCATCTTGAAGTTGCGCCACGAAGATGGCGGACGCACGTTGATCGCTATCAGCGGTGGCTTTATGGAAGTGCGCCAGGATACTGTAACGGTTCTTGCGGAAACTGCGGAGCAAGCAGACAAGGTCGACTATGACCGTGCTGCAGCTGCGAAGGTTCGTGCAGAACGTCGTCTCCAGGACACGAAATTATCAGAACTCGAATTCAAGCGTGCTGAACTTTCACTGAAACGAGCAGTTAACCGTCTCAGCTTGAAAGACTACGGTCGCGATTGA
- the atpD gene encoding F0F1 ATP synthase subunit beta, which yields MNELGLKGRVVAVMGPVIDVKFEGHLPNIYNALRIQYTPQTVEEVAIDLTLEVALHLGDDVVRTIAMDSTDGVRRGMEVIDTNAPISVPVGEATLGRVFNVLGNPIDEKEIAADVERLPIHKKAPTFDNLSTKVEILETGIKVVDLLAPYIKGGKIGLFGGAGVGKTVLIQELINNIAQEHSGISVFAGVGERTREGNDLFHEMTDSGVIKQTAMVFGQMNEPPGARLRVALTGLTMAEYFRDEQGQDVLLFVDNIFRYTQAGSEVSALLGRMPSAVGYQPTLATEMGMLQERITSTNKGSVTSIQAVYVPADDYTDPAPATTFAHLDATTNLERRLSEMGIYPAVDPLASTSRALSPEIVGEEHYGVARQVQETLQRYKELQDIIAILGMDELSEDDKLTVHRARRIQFFLSQNFHVAEQFTGQKGSYVPVKDTIRGFKEILEGKHDDLTEEAFRLVGPIEDAIEKAKALV from the coding sequence ATGAACGAACTCGGTTTAAAAGGCCGCGTCGTCGCGGTCATGGGACCTGTCATCGACGTTAAGTTCGAAGGACACTTACCGAACATCTACAACGCGCTTCGTATTCAATATACGCCGCAAACTGTAGAAGAAGTGGCTATCGACTTGACGCTTGAGGTCGCCCTGCACCTTGGTGACGACGTCGTCCGTACCATTGCGATGGACTCAACGGATGGAGTACGCCGTGGAATGGAAGTAATCGATACGAATGCTCCAATCTCGGTACCCGTCGGAGAAGCGACACTTGGTCGCGTCTTCAACGTACTCGGTAACCCAATTGATGAAAAAGAAATCGCTGCTGACGTGGAACGTCTTCCAATCCACAAAAAAGCACCGACTTTCGATAACCTTTCAACGAAAGTTGAAATCCTCGAAACTGGAATTAAAGTCGTCGACTTGCTCGCTCCTTACATCAAGGGTGGTAAGATCGGTCTCTTCGGTGGTGCCGGTGTAGGTAAGACCGTCCTCATCCAGGAATTGATCAACAACATCGCGCAAGAGCACAGCGGTATCTCGGTATTCGCAGGTGTTGGTGAGCGGACGCGTGAAGGAAATGACTTGTTCCACGAGATGACGGATTCAGGCGTTATCAAACAAACAGCGATGGTCTTCGGTCAGATGAACGAACCACCGGGTGCACGTCTCCGTGTTGCCTTGACTGGTTTGACGATGGCAGAATACTTCCGTGATGAGCAAGGACAAGACGTTCTTCTCTTCGTTGATAACATCTTCCGTTACACACAAGCGGGTTCTGAGGTATCGGCCCTTCTCGGTCGTATGCCATCTGCCGTTGGTTACCAGCCGACACTCGCAACAGAGATGGGTATGCTCCAAGAGCGAATCACATCAACAAACAAAGGTTCGGTTACATCGATCCAAGCGGTTTATGTACCAGCCGATGACTATACTGACCCGGCTCCTGCAACGACGTTTGCTCACTTAGATGCAACGACGAACCTTGAGCGCCGTCTCTCTGAGATGGGGATCTATCCTGCCGTGGATCCACTTGCATCGACATCACGCGCCCTTTCACCGGAAATCGTCGGCGAAGAGCACTACGGTGTTGCACGTCAAGTTCAGGAAACACTTCAGCGTTATAAAGAACTTCAAGATATCATCGCGATCCTCGGTATGGACGAGTTGTCAGAAGACGACAAATTGACTGTACACCGTGCGCGTCGTATCCAGTTCTTCTTGTCGCAGAACTTCCACGTAGCTGAGCAGTTCACAGGACAAAAAGGATCGTACGTCCCAGTTAAGGACACGATCCGCGGCTTCAAAGAAATCCTCGAAGGTAAACACGATGATCTAACGGAAGAAGCATTCCGTCTCGTCGGTCCGATCGAAGATGCGATTGAAAAAGCGAAGGCGCTTGTCTAA
- the atpG gene encoding ATP synthase F1 subunit gamma, producing MASLREIQTRINSTKSTKQITKAMNMVSASKLNRAQAHSAKFQPYMLKMQEVLGTIANGTTGASHPMLEKRPVKKTGYIVITSDRGLAGAYNANVLREVYREIKEKHTTDSYVLFVVGKVGVQFFRSRGITVTDAITGLNDSPSYVDVAEIVKRTVSAFTIGEIDELKLCYNHFLSVISQEVKVETLLPLGEIEASSSTTYEYEPSEEQILAELLPRYAESLIFGALLDAKVAEHASRMTAMQSATDNADDLIGRLTLVYNRARQAAITQEITEIVSGAAAQQ from the coding sequence ATGGCATCGTTGCGCGAGATACAAACGCGGATCAACTCGACGAAAAGTACGAAACAGATCACGAAAGCGATGAACATGGTTTCGGCGTCGAAACTGAACCGCGCTCAAGCACATAGCGCGAAGTTCCAACCTTACATGCTGAAAATGCAAGAGGTACTCGGAACCATTGCGAATGGCACGACAGGTGCGAGCCATCCGATGCTCGAGAAACGTCCCGTCAAAAAGACAGGATATATCGTCATCACATCGGATCGCGGCTTAGCTGGTGCATATAACGCCAACGTGCTGCGTGAAGTCTACCGGGAAATCAAAGAAAAGCATACTACGGACAGTTACGTTCTCTTCGTGGTCGGTAAAGTCGGTGTCCAGTTCTTCCGTTCACGCGGAATCACGGTCACGGATGCGATCACAGGCTTGAACGATTCTCCTTCGTATGTCGACGTCGCTGAGATCGTGAAGCGCACAGTGAGTGCGTTCACGATCGGCGAAATCGACGAGCTCAAGCTGTGCTACAACCACTTCTTATCTGTCATCAGCCAGGAAGTGAAAGTCGAAACCCTTCTCCCACTCGGAGAAATCGAAGCTTCATCTTCGACGACTTATGAGTACGAGCCAAGCGAGGAACAAATCCTTGCGGAACTCCTCCCGCGTTATGCGGAGAGCTTGATCTTCGGTGCGCTTCTTGACGCGAAAGTAGCAGAACATGCGTCACGTATGACAGCAATGCAAAGTGCGACAGATAACGCAGATGACTTGATCGGTCGATTGACTCTCGTCTACAACCGAGCTCGACAAGCTGCGATCACGCAAGAAATCACAGAGATCGTCAGTGGGGCTGCTGCGCAGCAGTAA